In Allorhizobium pseudoryzae, the genomic window TCCTGATCATCGTCGGCTTCATCGTCGCGATCCTGTATCGCCAGGCCCACACCGCCTTCATGACGAATCCGGGCCTTAACGGCCTCATTCTCGGGGTTCTGGCAATCGGCATCATCCTGATTTTCACGCAGGTGATGAGCCTCATTCCGGAGGTGCGCTGGTTCAACTCCTTCCGCGCCGCGGGCAGTGCAGACCGGGTGGGCCGGGATCCGAAGCTGTTGGCCCCTATGCGTGCACTGATCGGGCGAAGCCAGCGGGTGGCGCTCTCGGCCCCCATCCTGCGCTCCATTCTCGATTCGATCGGCACGCGACTGGATGAAACTCGCGACATTTCGCGTTATCTCATCGGGCTCCTCGTCTTTCTCGGCCTGCTCGGCACCTTCTGGGGCCTGATCGGCACGATCGGCTCGATCAGCGAGGTGATCCAGGGCCTCGATCCGAATTCCGGCAATGGCAACGATGTTTTGACGGCGCTGAAGAGTGGCCTCACCGCGCCGCTCGCCGGCATGGGCACGGCCTTCTCCTCCTCGCTTCTCGGTCTTTCCGGTTCGCTGATTCTCGGTTTCCTCGACCTGCAGGCGGGGCGGGCGCAGAACCGCTTCTATACCGAGCTGGAAAACTGGCTGTCTTCGGTGACGGAAGTCGATGGCGGCGAGACGGTGGTTGATCCGGCTGCCGGCAATGTCTCCGACGAGATGCGCCGCATCGTCGAGCAGCTGCGCAAGCTGGTGACCGCCCAGACGAAGGCTGAAGCCGGGCAGACGGAAAAGTCGCTGACCGCGCTCAGCAATCTCGCCGATGGTATCCAGGGCCTGGTCAAGAACATGCGCAACGAACAGCAGATGCTGCGCGACTGGATCGAGGCCCAGCAGGAGGAATCCAAGGCGATGCGCCGCACGCTGGATCGTCTGTCCGACAAGATCGCGGGGAAATAAGCGATGGCGCTTGCCCGAAATCGCCGCCGCGAGCGCGGGGTGGATTATTGGCCGGGGTTCGTCGACGCTCTGTCGACGCTGCTTCTCGCCATCATGTTCCTGCTCACCGTCTTCGTGCTGGCGCAGTTCATCCTGGGCCGGGAGATTACCGGGCGCGACGAGGTGCTGAACCGGCTGAACAGCCAGATCGCCGAGTTGACGGAGCTTCTGGCGCTCGAAAAGAGCGGCAAGCAGGATGTCGAGGACTCGCTTGCCAATCTGCAGGCCTCTCTGGCGCAATCCGAAAGTGAGCG contains:
- a CDS encoding flagellar motor protein MotA encodes the protein MVNDTLGDVNGSELAPRNQGYKLSNPVPFLWTMVVFLIIVGFIVAILYRQAHTAFMTNPGLNGLILGVLAIGIILIFTQVMSLIPEVRWFNSFRAAGSADRVGRDPKLLAPMRALIGRSQRVALSAPILRSILDSIGTRLDETRDISRYLIGLLVFLGLLGTFWGLIGTIGSISEVIQGLDPNSGNGNDVLTALKSGLTAPLAGMGTAFSSSLLGLSGSLILGFLDLQAGRAQNRFYTELENWLSSVTEVDGGETVVDPAAGNVSDEMRRIVEQLRKLVTAQTKAEAGQTEKSLTALSNLADGIQGLVKNMRNEQQMLRDWIEAQQEESKAMRRTLDRLSDKIAGK